One window from the genome of Salvia miltiorrhiza cultivar Shanhuang (shh) chromosome 7, IMPLAD_Smil_shh, whole genome shotgun sequence encodes:
- the LOC130996086 gene encoding probable UDP-3-O-acyl-N-acetylglucosamine deacetylase 1, mitochondrial isoform X4: MSVAAAFKSLKSSAVLSWKPTGNLQKTVTNCIERTGRGLHSGDISTVRILPAVARAGRYFIFRSNIIRASIDNVVRDTPLCTALSRDGYSVRTVEHLLSALEACGVDNCRIEIDGSSNCDRSVEVPIFDGSAREWMEAINQSGLRVATDNAIPYSKVCITYGIDYPQAPAIGCQWFSSSLLDESIYSNSIAPSRTFCIYEEVEHMRSLGLIKGGSAETAIVCSMSRGWVNPPLRYDNEPCRHKALDLIGDISLLAQEGNQGLLVAHIVAYKGGHSLHAEFVRRLVGNDVSQELTA, encoded by the exons ATGagcgtcgccgccgccttcaaATCTCTCAAGTCCTCCGCCGTCCTCTCATGGAAACCC ACGGGCAATCTGCAGAAAACTGTGACGAATTGCATCGAGAGAACCGGTCGGGGACTCCACTCAGGTGACATATCCACTGTTAGAATTCTTCCGGCGGTGGCCCGCGCCGGCCGGTACTTCATCTTCCGGTCGAATATTATTCGCGCATCGATTGATAATGTTGTGAGAGACACGCCTCTGTGCACTGCGCTTTCGAGAGATGGCTACAGCGTTCGAACCGTCGAGCACTTGCTCTCCGCTCTGGAGGCGTGTGGCGTCGATAATTGTCGCATTGAGATTGACGGATCCAGCAATTGCGATCGCTCTGTTGAG GTTCCTATCTTTGATGGGTCAGCAAGAGAATGGATGGAGGCAATCAATCAATCTGGATTAAGGGTAGCTACAGATAATG CAATCCCATATTCAAAAGTCTGTATCACATACGGGATTGACTACCCACAG GCACCTGCAATTGGTTGCCAATGGTTCTCTTCCTCGTTGTTGGATGAATCTATCTACTCCAATTCTATAGCTCCATCTAGAACCTTTTGCATTTATGAAGAG GTGGAACATATGCGCAGCTTAGGACTTATTAAAGGGGGTTCGGCAGAAACAGCTATTGTCTGTAG CATGAGTAGGGGATGGGTGAATCCACCTCTGCGTTACGACAATGAGCCTTGCAGGCATAAGGCATTGGATCTTATTGGCGATATTTCCCTTTTGGCTCAAGAGGGTAACCAAGGTCTTCTAGTGGCTCATATTGTTGCTTATAAG GGTGGACATTCACTGCATGCTGAATTTGTTCGTCGCCTAGTTGGGAATGATGTTTCTCAGGAGCTCACAGCTTAG
- the LOC130996086 gene encoding probable UDP-3-O-acyl-N-acetylglucosamine deacetylase 1, mitochondrial isoform X1: MSVAAAFKSLKSSAVLSWKPTGNLQKTVTNCIERTGRGLHSGDISTVRILPAVARAGRYFIFRSNIIRASIDNVVRDTPLCTALSRDGYSVRTVEHLLSALEACGVDNCRIEIDGSSNCDRSVEVPIFDGSAREWMEAINQSGLRVATDNGGKSCQKLAPYLSEPVHVLKNDSFIAAIPYSKVCITYGIDYPQQLLLQAPAIGCQWFSSSLLDESIYSNSIAPSRTFCIYEEVEHMRSLGLIKGGSAETAIVCSMSRGWVNPPLRYDNEPCRHKALDLIGDISLLAQEGNQGLLVAHIVAYKGGHSLHAEFVRRLVGNDVSQELTA, translated from the exons ATGagcgtcgccgccgccttcaaATCTCTCAAGTCCTCCGCCGTCCTCTCATGGAAACCC ACGGGCAATCTGCAGAAAACTGTGACGAATTGCATCGAGAGAACCGGTCGGGGACTCCACTCAGGTGACATATCCACTGTTAGAATTCTTCCGGCGGTGGCCCGCGCCGGCCGGTACTTCATCTTCCGGTCGAATATTATTCGCGCATCGATTGATAATGTTGTGAGAGACACGCCTCTGTGCACTGCGCTTTCGAGAGATGGCTACAGCGTTCGAACCGTCGAGCACTTGCTCTCCGCTCTGGAGGCGTGTGGCGTCGATAATTGTCGCATTGAGATTGACGGATCCAGCAATTGCGATCGCTCTGTTGAG GTTCCTATCTTTGATGGGTCAGCAAGAGAATGGATGGAGGCAATCAATCAATCTGGATTAAGGGTAGCTACAGATAATGGTGGTAAAAGTTGTCAAAAATTAGCACCGTATCTCAGCGAACCTGTTCACGTTCTGAAAAATGATTCTTTTATAGCAGCAATCCCATATTCAAAAGTCTGTATCACATACGGGATTGACTACCCACAG CAATTACTGCTGCAGGCACCTGCAATTGGTTGCCAATGGTTCTCTTCCTCGTTGTTGGATGAATCTATCTACTCCAATTCTATAGCTCCATCTAGAACCTTTTGCATTTATGAAGAG GTGGAACATATGCGCAGCTTAGGACTTATTAAAGGGGGTTCGGCAGAAACAGCTATTGTCTGTAG CATGAGTAGGGGATGGGTGAATCCACCTCTGCGTTACGACAATGAGCCTTGCAGGCATAAGGCATTGGATCTTATTGGCGATATTTCCCTTTTGGCTCAAGAGGGTAACCAAGGTCTTCTAGTGGCTCATATTGTTGCTTATAAG GGTGGACATTCACTGCATGCTGAATTTGTTCGTCGCCTAGTTGGGAATGATGTTTCTCAGGAGCTCACAGCTTAG
- the LOC130996086 gene encoding probable UDP-3-O-acyl-N-acetylglucosamine deacetylase 1, mitochondrial isoform X3, with the protein MSVAAAFKSLKSSAVLSWKPTGNLQKTVTNCIERTGRGLHSGDISTVRILPAVARAGRYFIFRSNIIRASIDNVVRDTPLCTALSRDGYSVRTVEHLLSALEACGVDNCRIEIDGSSNCDRSVEVPIFDGSAREWMEAINQSGLRVATDNAIPYSKVCITYGIDYPQQLLLQAPAIGCQWFSSSLLDESIYSNSIAPSRTFCIYEEVEHMRSLGLIKGGSAETAIVCSMSRGWVNPPLRYDNEPCRHKALDLIGDISLLAQEGNQGLLVAHIVAYKGGHSLHAEFVRRLVGNDVSQELTA; encoded by the exons ATGagcgtcgccgccgccttcaaATCTCTCAAGTCCTCCGCCGTCCTCTCATGGAAACCC ACGGGCAATCTGCAGAAAACTGTGACGAATTGCATCGAGAGAACCGGTCGGGGACTCCACTCAGGTGACATATCCACTGTTAGAATTCTTCCGGCGGTGGCCCGCGCCGGCCGGTACTTCATCTTCCGGTCGAATATTATTCGCGCATCGATTGATAATGTTGTGAGAGACACGCCTCTGTGCACTGCGCTTTCGAGAGATGGCTACAGCGTTCGAACCGTCGAGCACTTGCTCTCCGCTCTGGAGGCGTGTGGCGTCGATAATTGTCGCATTGAGATTGACGGATCCAGCAATTGCGATCGCTCTGTTGAG GTTCCTATCTTTGATGGGTCAGCAAGAGAATGGATGGAGGCAATCAATCAATCTGGATTAAGGGTAGCTACAGATAATG CAATCCCATATTCAAAAGTCTGTATCACATACGGGATTGACTACCCACAG CAATTACTGCTGCAGGCACCTGCAATTGGTTGCCAATGGTTCTCTTCCTCGTTGTTGGATGAATCTATCTACTCCAATTCTATAGCTCCATCTAGAACCTTTTGCATTTATGAAGAG GTGGAACATATGCGCAGCTTAGGACTTATTAAAGGGGGTTCGGCAGAAACAGCTATTGTCTGTAG CATGAGTAGGGGATGGGTGAATCCACCTCTGCGTTACGACAATGAGCCTTGCAGGCATAAGGCATTGGATCTTATTGGCGATATTTCCCTTTTGGCTCAAGAGGGTAACCAAGGTCTTCTAGTGGCTCATATTGTTGCTTATAAG GGTGGACATTCACTGCATGCTGAATTTGTTCGTCGCCTAGTTGGGAATGATGTTTCTCAGGAGCTCACAGCTTAG
- the LOC130996086 gene encoding probable UDP-3-O-acyl-N-acetylglucosamine deacetylase 1, mitochondrial isoform X2 encodes MSVAAAFKSLKSSAVLSWKPTGNLQKTVTNCIERTGRGLHSGDISTVRILPAVARAGRYFIFRSNIIRASIDNVVRDTPLCTALSRDGYSVRTVEHLLSALEACGVDNCRIEIDGSSNCDRSVEVPIFDGSAREWMEAINQSGLRVATDNGGKSCQKLAPYLSEPVHVLKNDSFIAAIPYSKVCITYGIDYPQAPAIGCQWFSSSLLDESIYSNSIAPSRTFCIYEEVEHMRSLGLIKGGSAETAIVCSMSRGWVNPPLRYDNEPCRHKALDLIGDISLLAQEGNQGLLVAHIVAYKGGHSLHAEFVRRLVGNDVSQELTA; translated from the exons ATGagcgtcgccgccgccttcaaATCTCTCAAGTCCTCCGCCGTCCTCTCATGGAAACCC ACGGGCAATCTGCAGAAAACTGTGACGAATTGCATCGAGAGAACCGGTCGGGGACTCCACTCAGGTGACATATCCACTGTTAGAATTCTTCCGGCGGTGGCCCGCGCCGGCCGGTACTTCATCTTCCGGTCGAATATTATTCGCGCATCGATTGATAATGTTGTGAGAGACACGCCTCTGTGCACTGCGCTTTCGAGAGATGGCTACAGCGTTCGAACCGTCGAGCACTTGCTCTCCGCTCTGGAGGCGTGTGGCGTCGATAATTGTCGCATTGAGATTGACGGATCCAGCAATTGCGATCGCTCTGTTGAG GTTCCTATCTTTGATGGGTCAGCAAGAGAATGGATGGAGGCAATCAATCAATCTGGATTAAGGGTAGCTACAGATAATGGTGGTAAAAGTTGTCAAAAATTAGCACCGTATCTCAGCGAACCTGTTCACGTTCTGAAAAATGATTCTTTTATAGCAGCAATCCCATATTCAAAAGTCTGTATCACATACGGGATTGACTACCCACAG GCACCTGCAATTGGTTGCCAATGGTTCTCTTCCTCGTTGTTGGATGAATCTATCTACTCCAATTCTATAGCTCCATCTAGAACCTTTTGCATTTATGAAGAG GTGGAACATATGCGCAGCTTAGGACTTATTAAAGGGGGTTCGGCAGAAACAGCTATTGTCTGTAG CATGAGTAGGGGATGGGTGAATCCACCTCTGCGTTACGACAATGAGCCTTGCAGGCATAAGGCATTGGATCTTATTGGCGATATTTCCCTTTTGGCTCAAGAGGGTAACCAAGGTCTTCTAGTGGCTCATATTGTTGCTTATAAG GGTGGACATTCACTGCATGCTGAATTTGTTCGTCGCCTAGTTGGGAATGATGTTTCTCAGGAGCTCACAGCTTAG